The nucleotide sequence AGCAGATCCTCGACACCGGGCCCGCCGGTCACCCTTCCATGATCCGTCGGACCTCCATCGGGTACTCGGTGTAGGCCACCACCCGTGACGCGATCTGCAGCGCCCGCTCCTCGGTCGCCTCGACGATCCAATACCCGGCCAGCGACTCCTTGATCTCCGCGAACGGCCCGTCGGTCGGCGCCGGCACCCCGTTGGCGAAGCGGACGGTGGTGGCGCGGCTGGGATCCATCAGCTTGTGCGAGGCGACGACCTCACCGGCCTCCTTCAGCTCGGTGTCCATCGCCACCATCAGCTCGTGCAGGCCCTTGACCCATTCCGGCGAACGCCCCTCCAGCGACGCCCCGAGCCCACCGAACATCATGATCATGTACTTCATCGCGTCTCCCTGGCTCCCGGCGCCCGGGCGGGCGCGCGCCCGTTGGTCGGAGCCGCCGCCCTCATTCTGGACATCCCCACCACCGCGGCTTTCAGCCCTCGCACGCCCCAATGGTTGTCACGATAAGAACCGCCCTCGTCGCCGGCGCTGAAAGGCCGCAGCCTCTTGCCGCGTGCGTGCCCTCACTTGGTGATCTCGGCGCGGTCCGGGCGTGCGGTGACCGGTGGGTGGCCGGGCGAGACCGGGGCTTCGGCGGGCTTTTCGATCGGGAAGAAGAAGCCGCGGATCGCGGGGCCGAGCGCGCCGAGCCGGTTCATCTTCTTCGGCACCACCCAGCCCGCGTAGTCCAGGCTGCCGTGGCCGTGCTCGTCGACTGGCGCGAGCGGTTGGTGTACCTCGATGAAGCGTCCGTCCGGCAGCCGGCGGATGATGCCGGTCTCGACGCCGTGTGCGAGGACCTCGCGGTCGTGCTGTTGCAGGCCAAGGCAGATCCGGTAGGTGATGTAGTAGGCCAGTGGTGGCGCGATCAGCAGGCCGATGCGGCCGGCCCAGGTCATCGCGTTGAGGCTGATGTGGAACTTGTCGGCGATCACGTCGTTGCCGCCGGACAGCGTCAGGACGAGCCAGAACGCGATCGCCATCGCGCCGAGCGCGGTGCGGGCGGGCACGTCACGCGGGCGCTGCAGCAGGTTGTGCGCCCGGTGGTCTTTGGTCAGCCTGGCCTCGATGAACGGATAGGCGAGCGGCAGCATCGTCAAGATGCCAAAGAGCACCACCGCGGGCCAGAACATCGACGGGATGGTATAGCCGTCGCCCCAGCCCCACAGGTCGAAACGTATCTCCCACGCCGGGAACAGACGGATTGCTCCATCCAGGAACATCACGTACCAGTCCGGCTGGCTCGCGGACGAGACCACCTGGGCCTCGTATGGGCCGAAGAGCCAGATCGGGTTGATCTGGAACAGACCGCCCATCAGCGCGATGACGCCGAAGACGATCATGAAGAAGCCGCCCTGCTTGATGGTGTATCGCGGCACGAAGCGTTCGCCGACCACGTTGTGCTCGGTGCGGCCGGGGCCGGGCCACTGGGTGTGCTTCTGTTTGAAGACCAGGCCGAGGTGGACGCTGATCAGCGCGAGTAGCGCGCCCGGGATGAGTAGCACGTGGGCGATGTAGAAGCGGCCCATGATGACGGTGCCGGGGAACTCGCCGTCGAAGATCGACGTGGTTACCCAGGAGCCGATGACCGGGATCGACAGCATGATCGCTGAGGCGATCCGCAGGCCGGTGCCGGAGAGCGCGTCGTCGGGGAGGGAGTAGCCGGTGAAGCCGGCCAGGAAGCCGACCCAGAACAGCAGCGAGCCGATGATCCAGTTTGTCTCACGGGGCTTGCGGAACGCGCCGGTGAAGAAGATCCGGAACATGTGCACCACGATCGCCGACATGAATGTCAGCGCCGCCCAGTGGTGCATCTGCCGCATGATCAGGCCGCCGCGCACGTCGAAGGAGAGGTTGAGGCTCGACGCGTACGCCTGTGACATGTGCACGCCCCGCAGCGGCGCGTAGCTGCCGTCGTAGGTGGTCGTGCTCAGCGAGGGGTCGTAGAAGAACGTCAGGAACGTACCGGTCAGCAGCAGGACGATGAACGAGAACAGCGCGATCTCGCCCAGCAGGAACGACCAGTGGTCAGGAAAGACCTTGTTGAGGATGTTGCGCAGCGGTGTGGCCGCCTGGAACCTCTCGTCCAGACCACCGGCCACCTTGGCCGGGACTGCCGCGACGTCCACCTTCCGGCGCTTCATGGCTGGGACACCAGCTTGGTGCTGTCGGCTCGCGTGCTACCCAACATTGTTGGCTCCAGGAATACGTCTTCCAGTTCGCCGCTCATGGTCCAGACGGACGGCGGCCCTCTCGATCGGATTCGCCGCCACCCGCCGCCGATCGGCAATGGCCCATCGACACTCGACTGTCTTCGATCTACATTACTACGGCATGTAGTAGTTGTCGAGGAAGGAGGGTGGCCAGTCTCCGGGTCGCCCAGCGCTACCTCCACCAGGCGAGCTGCGGCGGATCGCCGCGCCAGCAGCAGCGCACGACGGCGGCGGCGAAGAACGCGGCGAAGAACGCACATAGCCCAGTCGCGCCCGGCCAGCAGGCGCGCGGTGTGCAGGCCGGCCGGACCGGCGCCGACGACGAGCACATGCACAGTCCGCAGACCCGGGACGGTAGGTGCCGCCACCCCGCGCGCGACACTCCACACACAACCCGCCCACGACCTTCACGGCCGCCACACCGCGGTGCGGGGCCCCGGGCGCGCGCCGGGGTGAGCGGTGACGGACAAGGTCGACTTCAGGAAGAGCCCGACCTGTTCGCCGACGCCGTGGCGCGGGCCGCCGCCAAGGGCCAGCCGGCGCGCCTTGACGCCGTCGGCCTGGAGGCGCTCTCCGAAGGGCGGTGCGTGCAGACCCCGCACGTCGGTTCCATCGACGACGAGGCCCGCATGGTGGGGCGGCATCACGAGATCTACCTCAGCGACAGCCGCCGGTCCGCCCCCGACAAGCTGCGCACGATCTTCTCGGCGGGGGTGTAACGCGTTCGCGCCTTCGGACGCTTATCCAGCGGAGAGCAGCACGCCCACACGTTCATAAATAAAGCTTTTGCTCGATGAATTGAAAGACTGCATACCCCAAGCAAAAGTTCAGGCGAACGGGTATTTAGTTTTGAGAAACGGTGCGGTAGCTTCCTAGACACAAGAACGCCGAGGGGCTCCGTTGGCACCGCCCCCCAGGCTCGGCAGCGCGAGGGTGTGGCACCCCTTCCGCGACATAACCCACCCCCTCCGGCGGCATCTTCGGCGAGGCCGCGTGTCCGACGTCCCGCGCCGCCACGCGGCGCGCGCGTCCTGACCCATTCGCCGTACTCGCAGCTCGCCGACGCGCACCAGCGCGACCGGACGGCTCCAGCTGCCCCGAAGGCGGGCCCGGCCGGTCCGGGCCCGTGAAGGAGCCCGATGCGCACGACCTCCCCCAGACGCAGGGTCTCGGCTGCCGCCGGTGCCCTCGCGCTAGCCGCCGCCACCCTGGTCGGCGGCGCCTCCAGTAGCCCGGCTCAGGCCGAGCCGGCGCCGGTGAGCACCGGCAACCAGTTCAAGGTGCTGGTCTTCACCAAGAGCGAGGGCGCCCCGCCCCCGTCCACCGCGGCCGGCGTGGCCGCCATCCTGAAGCTCGGCAACGCCCAGCGCTTCGCCGTGCAGGTCACCGACGACCCCCGCAAGTTCGACCGGGCGCACCTCCAGCAGTACCGCGTGGTGGTCTTCCTGAACACCGCCGGCGACGTGCTGACCGACGCCCAGCAGGCCGCGTTCGAGGAGTATTACCGCGATGGCGGCGGCTTCGTCGGCATCCACTCCGCGATCGAGGCGGAGCCCGGCTGGTCGTTCCTCACGAACGTGCTCGGCGCGCGGGCCAACGGCGCCTCCGCCGTCACGCCG is from Phytohabitans houttuyneae and encodes:
- a CDS encoding YciI family protein, which gives rise to MKYMIMMFGGLGASLEGRSPEWVKGLHELMVAMDTELKEAGEVVASHKLMDPSRATTVRFANGVPAPTDGPFAEIKESLAGYWIVEATEERALQIASRVVAYTEYPMEVRRIMEG
- the qcrB gene encoding cytochrome bc1 complex cytochrome b subunit is translated as MKRRKVDVAAVPAKVAGGLDERFQAATPLRNILNKVFPDHWSFLLGEIALFSFIVLLLTGTFLTFFYDPSLSTTTYDGSYAPLRGVHMSQAYASSLNLSFDVRGGLIMRQMHHWAALTFMSAIVVHMFRIFFTGAFRKPRETNWIIGSLLFWVGFLAGFTGYSLPDDALSGTGLRIASAIMLSIPVIGSWVTTSIFDGEFPGTVIMGRFYIAHVLLIPGALLALISVHLGLVFKQKHTQWPGPGRTEHNVVGERFVPRYTIKQGGFFMIVFGVIALMGGLFQINPIWLFGPYEAQVVSSASQPDWYVMFLDGAIRLFPAWEIRFDLWGWGDGYTIPSMFWPAVVLFGILTMLPLAYPFIEARLTKDHRAHNLLQRPRDVPARTALGAMAIAFWLVLTLSGGNDVIADKFHISLNAMTWAGRIGLLIAPPLAYYITYRICLGLQQHDREVLAHGVETGIIRRLPDGRFIEVHQPLAPVDEHGHGSLDYAGWVVPKKMNRLGALGPAIRGFFFPIEKPAEAPVSPGHPPVTARPDRAEITK